In the genome of Christensenella timonensis, one region contains:
- the plsX gene encoding phosphate acyltransferase PlsX, with amino-acid sequence MKIIMDAMGGDNAPEAIVRGAAAGIEAFPDVNIVLTGDRERIEGILGGLTYDKSRLEIVHTTQLIEMNDSPVKALKEKPDSSMAVALKLLAEGKGDIAVSAGNTGALVAGATLIVKRIPGIKRPALAPVLPTQTGEVLLIDVGANTECTPKYLQQFGVMGSIYMEKVFGMQAPKVGLINIGGEEEKGSELTKQAYQLLKEAPLHFVGNAEGRDLLSGQFDVLVCDGFTGNIVLKFVEGCAKTILGMLKGYIKESTSAKLGAAFMKGAFGKLKKKMDYTEYGGSLLLGLRGGVVKSHGSSDEKAIFNTIRNSRKFVSGNVVEVIKEEIAKLTDQ; translated from the coding sequence ATGAAGATCATAATGGACGCTATGGGCGGTGATAACGCTCCCGAAGCAATTGTAAGGGGCGCGGCGGCAGGAATCGAGGCGTTTCCGGACGTCAATATCGTATTGACAGGCGATCGGGAACGGATCGAAGGGATATTGGGCGGGCTTACTTATGATAAAAGCCGTCTGGAAATCGTACATACGACGCAGCTGATCGAAATGAACGATTCGCCGGTTAAGGCACTCAAAGAAAAGCCGGATTCCTCAATGGCGGTTGCGCTCAAGCTCTTGGCGGAGGGAAAGGGAGATATTGCCGTTTCTGCCGGCAACACCGGCGCATTGGTCGCAGGCGCTACGCTGATCGTCAAGCGCATCCCGGGGATCAAACGGCCTGCGCTGGCACCGGTACTGCCTACGCAGACGGGTGAGGTGCTGTTAATTGACGTGGGCGCGAATACGGAATGTACGCCCAAATATTTACAGCAGTTTGGCGTCATGGGCAGTATCTATATGGAAAAAGTGTTTGGTATGCAGGCGCCAAAAGTGGGCCTGATCAACATCGGCGGCGAGGAAGAAAAGGGCAGCGAGCTTACCAAACAGGCGTATCAGCTGTTAAAGGAAGCCCCGCTTCATTTTGTGGGAAATGCCGAAGGCAGGGATTTATTGTCAGGACAGTTTGACGTATTGGTATGCGACGGTTTCACAGGAAATATCGTGCTGAAGTTCGTCGAAGGATGTGCAAAGACGATCCTCGGTATGCTCAAGGGATACATTAAGGAATCAACAAGCGCTAAGCTGGGGGCAGCCTTTATGAAAGGCGCTTTCGGAAAGTTGAAAAAGAAGATGGACTATACGGAATATGGCGGTTCATTGCTTTTGGGACTTCGGGGCGGCGTTGTGAAATCGCATGGCAGCTCGGATGAAAAGGCAATTTTTAATACGATCAGGAATTCACGCAAATTTGTTTCTGGAAATGTCGTGGAAGTGATCAAGGAAGAGATCGCGAAGTTGACGGATCAATAA
- a CDS encoding serine hydroxymethyltransferase: protein MLDFSEVKKADSEVYDSMMRELDRQEHNIELIASENFVSPAVMQAMGSHLTNKYAEGYPGKRYYGGCEFVDEVEDLARDRAKKLFGAEFANVQPHSGAQANTAVYFAMLDPGDTILGMNLSHGGHLTHGSPVNISGKYFNIVPYGVSEENETIDYDQVYKLAMEHKPKMIVAGASAYPRTIDFAKFREIADAAGAYLMVDMAHIAGLVAAGLHPNPVPYAHFTTTTTHKTLRGPRGGMILCSEEYGPAINKAVFPGIQGGPLMHVIAAKAVSFHEALQPEFKQYQEQIVKNAAVLAKTLMDHGIRLVSGGTDNHLMLLDVGKQGKTGKEVEALLDSAHITVNKNTIPFETLSPFVTSGIRIGTPAATTRKMKEPQMEIIGSLIAKMIKEGESARDDVTKQVFALCEEFPLYK, encoded by the coding sequence ATGTTGGATTTTTCTGAAGTAAAGAAAGCGGACAGTGAAGTATATGATTCGATGATGCGCGAGCTTGACCGCCAGGAGCATAACATCGAGCTGATTGCGTCCGAGAACTTTGTTTCTCCGGCAGTGATGCAGGCGATGGGCTCGCACCTGACGAACAAATACGCAGAGGGATATCCGGGCAAGCGTTACTACGGCGGCTGCGAATTTGTCGACGAGGTGGAGGATCTGGCGCGCGACCGTGCCAAGAAGCTGTTTGGCGCAGAATTTGCAAATGTACAGCCGCATTCGGGCGCGCAGGCGAACACGGCAGTATATTTTGCGATGCTTGATCCGGGAGATACGATTCTCGGTATGAACTTATCGCATGGCGGACACCTAACGCATGGCAGCCCGGTCAACATTTCAGGTAAATATTTCAACATCGTACCTTATGGTGTAAGTGAAGAAAATGAAACGATCGATTATGACCAGGTATACAAGCTGGCCATGGAACACAAGCCGAAAATGATCGTCGCAGGAGCGAGCGCTTATCCGCGTACGATCGATTTTGCAAAATTCCGCGAGATCGCGGATGCTGCCGGCGCTTACCTGATGGTAGACATGGCGCACATCGCCGGACTCGTTGCGGCGGGCTTGCATCCCAATCCGGTGCCGTATGCCCATTTTACGACTACGACGACACATAAAACGCTGCGCGGGCCGCGCGGCGGCATGATCCTCTGTTCGGAAGAATATGGCCCGGCGATCAATAAAGCGGTATTCCCGGGGATACAGGGTGGCCCGCTGATGCATGTGATCGCGGCAAAAGCCGTCTCCTTCCACGAGGCGCTGCAGCCTGAATTTAAGCAATATCAGGAACAGATCGTGAAGAATGCTGCTGTGCTTGCAAAGACGCTGATGGATCATGGGATCCGGCTCGTTTCCGGCGGCACGGACAACCACCTGATGCTCCTTGACGTAGGAAAGCAGGGAAAGACCGGAAAAGAAGTGGAAGCCCTGCTCGATTCCGCTCACATCACAGTCAATAAGAATACGATCCCGTTTGAAACATTGAGCCCGTTTGTAACAAGCGGCATCCGCATCGGTACGCCTGCGGCTACGACACGCAAGATGAAAGAGCCGCAGATGGAGATCATCGGCAGCCTGATCGCGAAGATGATCAAGGAAGGTGAAAGTGCGAGGGACGATGTAACGAAACAAGTCTTTGCGCTGTGCGAGGAATTCCCGCTTTATAAATAA
- the rpmF gene encoding 50S ribosomal protein L32 codes for MAVPKNRTSKQRKRTRRAHWKLTAPAVSQCPQCHQPKLAHRVCPNCGYYNGRLVVAPKEGAAK; via the coding sequence GTGGCAGTACCAAAGAATAGGACTTCTAAGCAACGGAAACGTACAAGAAGAGCGCATTGGAAGCTGACTGCTCCTGCTGTATCGCAGTGCCCGCAGTGCCATCAGCCGAAGCTTGCGCATAGAGTTTGCCCGAATTGCGGATACTACAACGGAAGACTCGTCGTAGCGCCGAAAGAGGGAGCTGCTAAATAA
- a CDS encoding YceD family protein — MIDIKLSNALKNEGTTYSYEYNGIPDLGEDIDFDQPIRLKAEYSVNERRVSVNGTLAAVLNVQCDRCLKDMTYDFAGEFDEVFLPEGTQGEDEYTYKGEALCLDKMVYDVIILGLPHQFLCDEACKGLCPVCGQDLNETQCNCAVNDTDETNPFAKLKGLF, encoded by the coding sequence ATGATTGATATCAAGCTTTCAAACGCGCTGAAAAACGAGGGAACGACGTATTCTTATGAGTATAACGGTATCCCGGATCTGGGCGAAGATATCGATTTCGATCAGCCGATCCGGCTTAAGGCAGAGTACAGCGTGAACGAAAGGCGCGTCAGCGTGAACGGGACGCTTGCTGCTGTCCTCAACGTACAGTGCGACCGCTGTTTAAAAGACATGACGTACGATTTTGCGGGGGAGTTCGATGAAGTATTCCTGCCGGAGGGTACGCAGGGCGAGGATGAATATACCTACAAGGGAGAGGCGCTTTGCCTCGACAAGATGGTGTATGATGTCATTATATTAGGCTTGCCGCACCAGTTCCTGTGTGATGAAGCATGCAAGGGGTTATGCCCGGTGTGCGGACAGGACTTGAATGAGACGCAATGTAACTGTGCGGTAAATGACACGGATGAAACAAATCCGTTTGCAAAATTAAAGGGATTGTTTTGA
- the rnc gene encoding ribonuclease III, which yields MDELLRELQKRIGYDFHDGDLLVRALTHPSCGNVPNYERLEFLGDAVIELIISDYLFNHYGDFSEGMLTQKRADIVCSKSLAGIARTIDLGHYIFLGNGEEQSGGRNKTSILENVLEALMGAIYTDGGFYAAQSVINVLFFNTIKAAMTRISDHDYKSQLQEMVQKTVKQEINYLVSRQEGPPHNTTFYVRLIVGSEVICEGVGGSKKEAEQNAAKFAIANFDKIYKG from the coding sequence ATGGATGAGCTTTTAAGGGAACTGCAAAAGAGAATCGGATATGACTTCCATGACGGGGACTTGCTTGTACGCGCGCTGACACACCCGTCATGCGGCAATGTACCCAACTATGAGCGGTTGGAGTTTTTAGGGGACGCGGTAATAGAGCTGATCATCAGCGATTACCTGTTCAACCATTACGGAGATTTTTCGGAAGGGATGCTCACGCAAAAACGCGCGGATATCGTTTGTTCCAAATCCCTGGCCGGTATTGCGCGGACGATCGATCTGGGTCATTATATCTTCCTTGGAAACGGGGAGGAACAGTCGGGCGGCAGGAATAAAACGTCAATCCTGGAAAATGTACTGGAAGCGCTCATGGGAGCCATTTATACGGACGGTGGGTTTTATGCGGCACAGAGCGTGATCAATGTATTGTTTTTCAATACGATCAAGGCGGCGATGACCCGTATTTCCGATCATGACTATAAATCGCAATTGCAGGAAATGGTGCAAAAAACTGTCAAGCAGGAGATCAATTACCTTGTCAGCAGGCAGGAAGGCCCGCCGCATAATACGACCTTTTATGTGCGGCTGATCGTAGGAAGCGAGGTCATCTGTGAGGGCGTAGGCGGCTCCAAAAAGGAAGCGGAACAAAATGCAGCTAAATTTGCGATCGCAAATTTTGATAAAATTTATAAGGGGTAA